The genomic window GAGGTCCTGACCGAATCACAGTCGACGCCGTGGCGCTCCAACCAGCTGCGGTAGTCGGCGAAGTCCTGACCGACGGAACCGACGAGCACCGGCCGCTGACCGAGGTTGCCCATACCGAAGGCGATGTTCGCTGCGACTCCCCCGCGCCGGATCTCCAGCTTGTGGGCCAGGAAGCTCACGGAGATCTTGTCCAGCTGGTCGACGACCAGCGAGTCGGCGAAGCGACCCGAGAAGGACATCAGGTGGTCGGTGGCGATGGATCCGGCGATGGCGATGGGCACGCCCGCAACCCTACAGAGACCGGGGCGAGCCGACAGAGCCGCACACCCCCGGCATCTACGCGAATCAGAGTACTTGACTTTGTTTAGTACTGGGATAGAGCCTGTACTCATGACCCACGACCCGCAGATGCTCAAGGGGGTACTCGGGTTGCTGCTGCTCAGCGCCCTCGCTGCCGACGACGACTACGGATACGGACTCGTCGTGAGGTTGCGCGGCGCAGGCTTCGACGACCTCGCGGAGGGAACGGTCTACCCACGGTTGACCCGGCTCGAGCAGGCCGGCTTCCTCGAGTCCTACCTCCGCCCTAGCCACTCCGGACCGGCCCGCAAGTACTACCGGATCACCGCCGCTGGCCGGGACGACCTCGATGGCCGCCGTTCGGCCTGGGAGCACCTGCAGCGTGCCGTCCGGACGGCGACCGCCACCACCACCGCTCCAGGGGGACCATCATGACGCTGACCCAGTGGATCCGCACCGAGAACGCCGTCCAGCGCTACGACTTCTGGCTCGAGATGCGCGGCGTCGCGCGACGGCGCCGCAAGGAGCTGCGGCGCGAGCTGCGCTCCAACCTCGCCGAGGCGAGTGCCGACGTCGGCATGACCCGGGCGCTGTTCGGGATCGGCTCACCGAAGGAGCTGGCCCACGCCGCGACACAGAACGACCCGTCACGCCCCTTGTGGGCACGCGGCGCCCTCGCTGCCACATTCGTCTTCGGGCTCGTCGTCTTCGCGATGATGTACACGGCCACGACGTTCACGGCGGGCGTCGAGGCCGCCGAAGTCACCGGGGAGACCGTCCGCGGTGCCGTCTTCCCGTGGTTCGGCGTCGAGTACTCCGCCCGGGTCGAGCCGGGCCACGGCGGCATCGCAGCCGGTGCGCGGAACGTCCAGTACTACGTCCTCGGCCTGCCGCTGCTGGCCTTCCTGCTCGTCTCCCAGCCGTGGCGCCTGCGTCGCCGCCGTCGCCGGTCGGCGCCGGTGACGGCCGGGCGGGTCTGACCTGCGCCTCACGGCCGCTCCGGGACGACGATGGGCCCCTCACCGCGGGTGCGGTCGAGGGGCCCATCGGCTGCCGGATCGGCTCAGCCGAAGCTGTCGCCGCAGGCGCAGGAACTGCCGGCGTTCGGGTTGTCGATCGTGAAGCCCTGCTTCTCGATCGTGTCGGCGAAGTCGATCGTGGCGCCGGTGAGGTACGGGGCGCTCATCCGGTCGACGACGACCGCGACACCGTCGAAGTCCTTGACGAGGTCACCATCGAGGGAGCGCTCGTCGAAGTAGAGCTGGTAGATCAGCCCGGAGCAGCCGCCGGGCTGGACGCCGATGCGCAGTCGGAGGTCGTCACGCCCCTCCTGCTCGAGCAGCGACTTGACCTTGCCCGCAGCGACATCGGTGAGGATGACCTCGTGGCTGTCGGTGGCAACGTCGGAAGAAGTGTCCTGGACGCTCATGCGATGTCCTCGTGGCTCGGGGGTGTGGCAGTGGCGGTGTCCCGCCACATCGGGGCAAACGCGACGGTGACGCCGGTTGTTCCCGTGTGCTCACCATACGCCAGTTGTGTGGGTGTCAACGGCGGGGTGACCACGTCGTGGCGACCCGTGCGGCGCGGTCGCTGAGGGTGCCGACCGGGTCGGCCATCGACCGCTCGACGTCCCCGTACCGCTCGGCCACCGCGTAGCTGCCGCTCAGTCCCAGGGACATTGCCTCGCGCCGGCCGATGACCACCCGCCCGGCCAGTGCCACGACGGGTGTCGCGTACGTCGCCGCGAGCTCCGCGACACCGGCGACGACCGTGTCCACCATGCTCTGGTGGTCCAGGCAGCCCTCCCCGGTGATGACGACGTCCGCAGCGGCCAGGAGGGGAGCCAGCCCCACGGCCTCCAGGACGGTCCCGACGCCACTGGTGCGGTGGGCGCCCAGCAGCATCAGCCCATAGCCGACGCCGCCGGCCGCACCCGCGCCCGGCTCGCGGTCGAGTCTGCGCTCCTGCCCCGTGAGCAGGTCGGAGCCAGCGGGCAGGACCCGACGGACCTGGTCGACGAAGTGGCCCAGGGAGCCCTCGAGGAGCTGTGACTGCTCGGGCGTGGCGCCCTTGCGCTCGGCGAAGACGGCACTGGCTCCCTTCAGGCCGAGCAGCGGCGACGCCACGTCCGTCGCAGCGATGATCTCCACCCCCGCGAAGCGCTCGCGGGTGGCCGCCAGCCCGGTGAGGTCCCCCCCACGGGTGGCGATCAGCCCTGCTCCCCCACCACCGAGGACGTCACGCGGCCCTGCGCCCAGGGCGGCGAGCATCCCGGCACCGCCGTCGTTGGTCCCGGACCCGCCGAGACCGACGACGATCCGCTGCACGTCCTGCTCGAGGACCGCTGCCAGCAGCTCACCCAGACCCCAGGTAGAGGTGACGCCGGGGTCGCGCTCGGACGCATCCAGCAGATGTACGCCGATGGCCTGGGCCGACTCCACCCATGCGGTGCGACGGCCCCCTTCGTCCACGGTGACGTGTACGGCGGCGGGGACGGACCCGCCGCGGGGCCCGGTCACGGTCACGATCGAGGACTGGCCGGGGCACGACGCGGTGATCACGTCGAGGAATCCGGGGCCACCGTCGCTGAGCGGGACGAGGGTCAGCAGGTCGTCGGGTGCGTTGCGGCGCCACCCGGCCGCGATCGCCTGGGCCGCCTGGGTCGCTGTGAGGGTGCCGGTGAAGCCGTCCGGCGCGATGAGCACGTGCACGCATGGACTCTACCGAGCGTGCCGACGACGCTGTGGCAGCATGCCTGACGTGAGCGAGACGACCCAGACCCGACCGGCACCCCTGTCGCTGCTCGTCCTCGGCCAGGGCAGCGACCCGCACTCCGAGCGAGGTGTCGAGTGCCCCGGTGACCTGCCGGAGCCCTCCGACCCCGACCTGGTCGCGCGTGCTCGCGCGGCCAAGGAGGCGCTGGGCGACCGCGTCTTCGTCCTCGGGCACCACTACCAGCGTGACGAGGTCATCGAGTTCACGGACACCACCGGTGACTCCTTCAAGCTGGCCAAGGAGGCAGCCGCTCGGCCGGACGCGCCGTACATCGTCTTCTGCGGCGTGCACTTCATGGCCGAGTCCGCCGACATCCTCACCAGCGACGAGCAGACGGTGGTGCTGCCCGACCTGGCAGCGGGCTGCTCCATGGCCGACATGGCCGCCCTGCACCAGGTCGAGGACTGCTGGGACGACCTCGTCGAGGCCGGCGTGGCGGAGTCGACTGTCCCGGTGACGTACATGAACTCCTCCGCGGCCATCAAGGCCTTCACCGGCCGCAACGGCGGCACCGTGTGCACCAGTTCCAACGCCGAGCGCGCCCTGACGTGGGCCTTCGACGAGGTCGGCGGCGTCGAGGGCGAGGGCAAGGTCCTCTTCCTGCCGGACCAGCACCTCGGCCGCAACACGTGGGCCCGGGACCTCGGTCGCGACCTCGACGACTGCGTCGTGTGGAACCCGCACCAGCCGATGGGTGGCCTGACTCTCGAGGAGATCAGGGACGCGCGGATGATCCTGTGGCGCGGCCACTGCTCGGTCCACGGACGCTTCACCCCCGAGGCAGTCGAGACGTCGCGACGGGAGATCCCCGGCGTGAAGGTGATCGTCCATCCGGAGTGCCGCAACGAGGTCGTCGAGCTCGCGGACGAGGTCGGCTCCACGGAGAAGATCATCACGGCCGTCTCGTCCGCCCCTGCGGGGACGAAGTGGGTCATCGGCACCGAGCTCAACCTCGTGCAGCGTCTGGCGAAGGAGCACCCGGAGCAGCAGATCAGCTTCCTGGAGAAGAACGTCTGCTACTGCTCGACGATGAACCGGATCGACCTGCCGCACCTCGTGTGGGCGCTCGAGTCACTCGTCGAGGGCCGCGTGGTCAACCCGATCGTCGTCGACGAGAACGTCGCCGATCAGGCCCGCACGGCGCTGGACCGGATGCTCGCCCTGCCCTGAGCCCCCTCACTCGGTGGAGGTGTCCCCGCCGACGATTCCCCGGCGAGTCTGCGTCCACTCGGCGCCGCCCAATCACCGGTGGAGGTAAACGCGCGGAGGAAACGCCGGCGAGTTCGAGGTCAACCGACGGGCTGGGCGCCCACGGTCAGCCGAGCATGAGCGGTCACGGCCTGCGTCATGAACTGCTCCTCTGCGATCCGCAGCCCGAATAGGTCGATGCGCAGGACGGTGTCCCCGCCGAGGGCCACTGCGTTCTGCCGGAGGTTGTCGTCCATGACCGACAGTCCCCACCGGTGTCCCGCGCCGTCGATCTCCACGACGAGGCCGCAGGGCCACCGCACATCGAGGTACACGCGCCCGCGCCGACCTTGTCGGACCACCTGACGGCTGGGCTCCGGCAGTCCGTACCGTCGGCACAGCTCCGCGAAGTCGAGCTCCCCGACCGCTTGGGCACCGAGGGCGATGTCCGCTGCCACCCGAGCGACGAAGGCTCGACGGGTCCGGCCGCGCACCAGCTCCGCCGCCTTGAGGATCGCTGACCCGGTGCACAGTCTCTGCTGCACCGGCATGACCATGACGAGGGCCGCCTGCCGATCGGAGACGGCCCAGTGGGCTGCACGGACCGCGGCCGGGGCGGGGCGAACGGCCGGGAGCTCGCCGGGCCCGAGAGTCTCGATCGGACGCGAACGGACCTTGTGCACGACAACGCCCTCGACCCGGTGGATCCGCGCGGTGTGCGGGACCGACACGTGGATGGCATCGTCACTCCACCTCCGGAGACCCGCATGCTGCAGGGCTGTCGGCCCGTCGAGCGCGGCGATGCGCTGGCCGACCTCCCACACCGCACGCCACCGTCGGGCCAGCTCGCCCAGCTCGCCGGTGTGGGTGGCGATGGTCCAACGACCGTGGGCGACCCATCGGCGCTGGCGCAGCTGCAGACGCACCTCGTTGCGGTCGATACCGAGATCGCGGAGCCGTCGGCGGCTGATGACGCCCCCGTAGGCGACCGCTGCGGCCGCGGCTCGGTCGTGGATTCCCAGTATTCGCCTGTCCATCGCCCCATCCCACCGACGGGACCGAGCCGACGAAAGGGACCGCGCCAGGCTGTGGACACGGACATCCCCGGCACCGAGGGTGGGGATGCGCGTGTGGACGACAACCGAACGGTCTCCCCCCCTTCGCCCCCCTCGGGGGAAGGGGACTCGCCGGCGACAGACCCGCGCGTTCACCTCCACCAGGAGATGGGCCTCGCGGTTGGATGCCGACTCGCCCGTGAGTCGTCGGCGCGTTCACCTCCACCCAGCAGGGGCGGCGCCCGCCCCGTCCGCGTGCACCTCACGGTCAGCGCGTGCGGACCATTCCGCTCTCGTCGAGCAGCGGGTTGTGCTCGGCGGGCACGCGCTCGCCCTCGCTCGGCGCACCGGGCGCGGTGCCATTGCCGAAGGGGGATCCGCCCAGGCGCTCGCGGCCGTGCGGCTCGAGCCAGTTCGAGTAGTCGGGCCCGGCGGGGACGATCCCGGTGGGATTGATGTCCAGGTGGACCTCGTAGTAGTGGCTCTTGATGTGGGTGAAGTCGGTGGTGTCGCCGAAGCCGGGCGTGGTGAAGAGGTCACGGGCGTAGGCCCACAGCACCGGCATCTCGCTCAGCTTGGAGCGGTTGACCTTGAAGTGCCCGTGGTAGACCGCGTCGAAGCGCGCGAGCGTGGTGAACAGGCGCACGTCGGCCTCGGTGATGTGGTCGCCCATCAGGTAGCGCCGGGTGGACAGGCGCTCCTCGAGCCAGTCCATGGCCGTCCAGAGCCGGTCGTAAGCGGCCTCGTAGGCCGCCTGGTCGCCGGAGAAGCCGCAGCGGTACACGCCGTTGTTGATCTCGGTGTACACGCGCTCGTTGACTGCCTCCATCTCCTCGCGCAGATCCTCGGGCCACAGGTCCGGTGCACCCTCGCGCTGGTACTCGCGCCACTGCGTCGAGAGGTCGAGGGTGATCTGCGGGAAGTTGTTGGTCACGACCTCGCCGGAGGGCACGTCGACGAGCGCCGGGACGGTGATCCCCCTGGAGTAGTCGGGGAAACGCGCGAGGTAGGCGTCCTTGATCCGCGGGATGCCCAGGACCGGATCGAGGTGCCCCTCGTCCAGGTCGAAGGTCCAGCT from Janibacter cremeus includes these protein-coding regions:
- a CDS encoding glutathione S-transferase family protein gives rise to the protein MTQGTYVDKEFQRDTTYIEDRITSDGTGEWPVEPGRYRLVVSRACPWANRTIIVRRLLGLEDVISMGVTGPTHDADSWTFDLDEGHLDPVLGIPRIKDAYLARFPDYSRGITVPALVDVPSGEVVTNNFPQITLDLSTQWREYQREGAPDLWPEDLREEMEAVNERVYTEINNGVYRCGFSGDQAAYEAAYDRLWTAMDWLEERLSTRRYLMGDHITEADVRLFTTLARFDAVYHGHFKVNRSKLSEMPVLWAYARDLFTTPGFGDTTDFTHIKSHYYEVHLDINPTGIVPAGPDYSNWLEPHGRERLGGSPFGNGTAPGAPSEGERVPAEHNPLLDESGMVRTR
- a CDS encoding PadR family transcriptional regulator: MTHDPQMLKGVLGLLLLSALAADDDYGYGLVVRLRGAGFDDLAEGTVYPRLTRLEQAGFLESYLRPSHSGPARKYYRITAAGRDDLDGRRSAWEHLQRAVRTATATTTAPGGPS
- the nadA gene encoding quinolinate synthase NadA is translated as MPDVSETTQTRPAPLSLLVLGQGSDPHSERGVECPGDLPEPSDPDLVARARAAKEALGDRVFVLGHHYQRDEVIEFTDTTGDSFKLAKEAAARPDAPYIVFCGVHFMAESADILTSDEQTVVLPDLAAGCSMADMAALHQVEDCWDDLVEAGVAESTVPVTYMNSSAAIKAFTGRNGGTVCTSSNAERALTWAFDEVGGVEGEGKVLFLPDQHLGRNTWARDLGRDLDDCVVWNPHQPMGGLTLEEIRDARMILWRGHCSVHGRFTPEAVETSRREIPGVKVIVHPECRNEVVELADEVGSTEKIITAVSSAPAGTKWVIGTELNLVQRLAKEHPEQQISFLEKNVCYCSTMNRIDLPHLVWALESLVEGRVVNPIVVDENVADQARTALDRMLALP
- a CDS encoding HesB/IscA family protein, whose translation is MSVQDTSSDVATDSHEVILTDVAAGKVKSLLEQEGRDDLRLRIGVQPGGCSGLIYQLYFDERSLDGDLVKDFDGVAVVVDRMSAPYLTGATIDFADTIEKQGFTIDNPNAGSSCACGDSFG
- a CDS encoding glycerate kinase, with protein sequence MHVLIAPDGFTGTLTATQAAQAIAAGWRRNAPDDLLTLVPLSDGGPGFLDVITASCPGQSSIVTVTGPRGGSVPAAVHVTVDEGGRRTAWVESAQAIGVHLLDASERDPGVTSTWGLGELLAAVLEQDVQRIVVGLGGSGTNDGGAGMLAALGAGPRDVLGGGGAGLIATRGGDLTGLAATRERFAGVEIIAATDVASPLLGLKGASAVFAERKGATPEQSQLLEGSLGHFVDQVRRVLPAGSDLLTGQERRLDREPGAGAAGGVGYGLMLLGAHRTSGVGTVLEAVGLAPLLAAADVVITGEGCLDHQSMVDTVVAGVAELAATYATPVVALAGRVVIGRREAMSLGLSGSYAVAERYGDVERSMADPVGTLSDRAARVATTWSPRR